CACGAACTGAGAGTAAATCTAAGGCGTTGGCATTTTGCTGATATTTGGGTTCCACACCCATAATTACTTGATACTGACTATCGGGGGCGTAGATGGTGGAAACTTGGCGAGTGCCATAAGCATTACTCAGAGCAGTTTCGATTTGATTGGCGGTTAAACCTAGAGCCGAAGCTTGGTTGCGATTGATGTCTACTTTGACCTGGGGATTTTTAATTTGCAAATCACTGTTAACATCTTGTAAATCTGAGAGCGATCGCAATTTCTCTTCTAAAGCTGGAGCATACTGGTAAAGTTCTTGAATATTGGGAGTTTGCAGGGTAAATTGATACTGCGCTTTTGTCTGTTGTCCACCGACATTGATGGCTGGGGGATTTTGCAAAAATACCTTAATTCCCGGCACAACTGACAACTTCGGTCGGAGTTCCTGCACAACCTCATCAGCACTGAGACGACGCTCATGCCGGGGCTTGAGTTCGATTAAAATTCTTCCAGAGTTAGCGGAAGCATTGGGGCCACCAGCCCCCACACTGGAGTTGATAGAATCGACATTTGGATCACGATAAGCGATCGCAGCTACAGCCTGTTGATGTTTTACCATCTCATCAAAGGATATATCCTCTGATGCTTGAGTAGTTGCCGTAATTTGTCCAACATCTGCGTTAGGAACAAACCCTTTAGGCACAATAATAAATAGATATATTGTGGCTACAAGAATCGCTCCCGAAATCACCATCGTTGTGCGGTGATACTTGAGTGATTTCTTCAAACTCCAATCGTATCCGCCCAATATCGCATTAAAAATGTTTTCCGAAAAATTGTAGAGACGACGGTTAAAGTTTTGAATTTTGGATTTTGAATTTTGGATTTTGGATTTGGAATTGAGAATTTCTCCCTCATCTTCCCCTACTTCCCCTGCTTCCTCATCTTCCTCATCTTCCTCATCTTCCTCATGATGAGGTGGACTCAAGAATCTGGAACACAGCATTGGCGTTAAGCTGAGGGAAATTACGCCAGATACCAAGATGGCAACGCTGATGGTAACGGCAAACTCACGGAATAATCGCCCCAGAATACCTTCCATAAACAGTATCGGGATAAATACTGCTACTAAGGAAATGGTCATAGATAAAATTGTGAAACCAATTTCTTTAGAACCATTTAGGGCTGCTTCCATACGGCTTTCGCCCATTTCCATGTGGCGGACAATATTCTCTAGCATGACTACGGCATCATCTACCACGAAACCGACTGAAAGAGTTAACGCCATCAGCGATAGGTTATCGAGAGAGAAGCCCAGTAGCACCATGACCCCAAAAGTCGCTACTATCGAAAGTGGTACTGCCAAACTGGGAATAACTGTTGCAGAGATATTGCGGAGAAACAAAAAAATTACCAGCACTACCAAAGCGATGGTGAGCAATAGCGTGAATTGTACATCATCTACCGACTCGCGAATTGACTGGGAGCGATCGTAGAGAATATCCATGTTCACAGCCGCCGGAATCTGTGTCCGAAAAGTGGGTAACAGTTTCTTGATTGCATCCACTACTTGAACAGTATTAGTTCCCGGTTGGCGCTGAATTGCCAAAACGATCGCCCGCACGCCAGAATTTTGAATTTTAGATTGGGACTTCTTCTCTGCTCCCCTGCTCCTCTGCTCCCCTGCTCCCTTACTTTCCTTCTTGACAGGAAAATACCAACTCGCAATCTTATCATTTTCCACACTATCCAGAACTTGACCTAGTTCACCTAGCTGCACTGGTGCGCCGTTTTGATAAGCCACATTCAGGGAGCGATAGCTGGCAGCATCGTTGAGTTGACCGTTTGCTTGAATGGTAGCATTCTGCTGCTGACCGTAAAGTGTGCCTGTAGGGAGATTAACATTGCCATCAGCGATCGCATCAGCTACTTCATCGATTCCTATCCCTTTAGCACTCAGCGATTCGGGGTCAAGCTGAATTCGCACCGCGTACTTTTGAGAACCAAACACCTGCACTTGCGCTACTCCATCCACCATTGATAGACGTTGTGCCAACAATGTCTCAGCATACTTGTCTACAGTTGACAGAGGCAGAATAGACGAATTGAGGGAGATATAAAGCACTGGTTGATCCGCCGGATTTACTTTTCGGTAAGACGGAGGATTAGGCATATTCGTCGGTAATTGTTTCGCTCCCTTAGAAATAGCAGACTGTACATCTTGAGCTGCGCCGTCGATATCCCGATTTAAGTCAAATTGCAGCGTCAGTTGTGTAGTACCCAAAGAACTGGTAGAGTTCATCGAACTCAATCCCGCTATGCTAGAAAACTGCTGCTCTAAGGGGGTTGCGACTGAGGCAGCCATCGTTTCTGGACTAGCTCCAGGCAGGTTAGCTGTAACTTGAAGTGTCGGATAATCGACATTAGGCAGGTCACTAACGGGTAGCTGTTGATAACTGAGCAGCCCAAATATTAAAATGCCAATCATAACTAGGGTTGTCATAATTGGACGCCGGATGAATGGCTCGGAAATGTTCATCGCGTTCCCTTAAATGAGTGCTGTTAGTGATAGCGGGGCGTTTAGTCCCTGCTGAGTAAGGAGTAAAGAGTGCTGTTAGCGGTAGCGAGGCGTTTACCTTTCTCCCCCTGCTTCCCCTGCTCCCCTACTCCCCTGCCCCTCAGCACCTCTGCTTCCTACTTTCGGTTTCACTTGGACTGTGGCACCAGCCACTAAGTTGAATTGTCCATCAATGACTACTTCTTCACCCGATTTCAATCCTTGTTTAATCACCGTTTCGTTTCCAACGGTGTCACCGACGGTAATTGGACGCATTTCTGCTGTTTTGTCAGGTTTGACTACATACACAAACTGTCCCTGTTGTCCACTTTGTACCGCCTGAGAAGGAACAGTAATCGCATTTGGTTCTTCGCTCAGTTTGAGTACTACATTGACAAACTGCCCTGGAAACAAGCGCTCATCAGTGTTGGCAAAAGTACCCTTTAGTTGAATAGTTCCTGTTTGGGTATTGACTCCACTATCAACAAAGGTGAGTTCGCCTCGTACCGGATGCCCTGCATCTTTCGGAGGTAAAGCATCGACTTCTAGCTTGCCGTTATTAGCACTGTATTTTTTGATATCTGGCAGTAGTCGCTGGGGAATGGAAAAGTTGACGTAAATCGGGCGAATTTGACTGATTGTAATTAGCGGATCAGTGGCATTTGCCTGTACCAAGTTCCCTTGATTTAGCTTTAGGCTGCCTGTGCGTCCGGCAATTGGTGAGTAGATAGAACTGTAGGAAAGCTGAACTTTGGCATTATCAATGGCAGCTTCATCTGATGCTACTGCTGCCTGAGCATTTTGGACATCTGCTTGAGCTGCTGCTACTGCTGCCTGAGCATTTGCGACTCCACCTCGATCCGCCTCAACTGTCGCCTGTTGAGCATCAGCACTGGTTTGATATTGTTCAGCCTGTTCTTTACTAATTGCCCCTTGCTTGAGCAAGCTAGTATAACGTTGAGCTTGTGCATCTGCATTTGTTGCCTGGGCTTTATCTTTCACAACGTTCGCTTTTGCCTGGTTCACTTGGGCGATCGCTTTTAACACGTTTGCCTGTGCTTGTTTCACCTGCGCTAAATCTTTGGCTTTAGCAGCGTTAGCCTGCATCAGCGCGGCTTGTAGAGGACGGGAATCAATTTTAAATAACAAGTCTCCTTTCTTAACGTTCTGCCCTTGCCGAAAATAGACACCAGTCAGTTGTCCACCGACTTGAGACTTGACAGATACCGTTGAATATGATTCAACTGTTCCCGTAGCCGATAGCTGTATTGGAATCGTTTTTTGAGTCGCAGTGGCAACCACCACTGGCACAGCTCGTTTTTTTCCTGCTTCTTTACCGCTTGATTGGGCTTCGGAAGCATTACAAGCACTACACAAGTAGGCTAAACTTAATACAAGTAGCGAGAATCGCCCCCTTTGAATAACCTTCTGAAAACGAGGAATAGTTTGAGTAAGCTTTATCGTCTGAAAAGGATCTAAACAGCGCATATCAACAATCTGGGGAAAGGGGAAGCACACACTACTAGCTTGTAATTAGAAATCGCATTTCCGCAAAATGATGGTTTGCGATTAAATTTAGTTAGGAAATTATAATGTTAGTTAAGCTAAACATTAGTGTACTAATAATTATTTTTTTCGCCTACTCCTTTTGGAGGGAAATTGTTGTTAAACCCTTGTGACTTTTGTACTAAGTTATTGTGACTTTTGTACTAGGTTGTTGTGTATTTGTATTATTTTACGAAAGCGATCGCTGTTTGTCTTTAAGCCAAAAGAAGTTTTTTGACTCAGACATATAAGCGATCGCCCCCTAACAGAGATTTAAGCAGCACAAAAAATCGGGGCAGGTTTCAAACCTGCCCCGGCATTATCTGATATACTGCGTCCTACGGCTGTTGCCACAGGCTTTAAGCTATTAACTAAATGCACCATATCTTCTAGAGAAAGTGCTTGACGAGCATCAGAAACAGATTTTTCGGGTTCTGGGTGACATTCAATAATTAATCCATCAGCACCGCAAGCGATCGCAGCCCTAGCTACAGGTGCTACCAACTCTCGTTTACCGACAGCATGGGAAGGATCTACAATTACAGGCAGATGAGTGATTTGCTTGAGTGCTGCTACTGCCCCTAAATCAAGGACATTGCGGGTGTAATCGTCGAAACTGCGGATACCTCTTTCGCACAACACGACATCAGGATTCCCGTGGCTGAGAATATATTCAGCAGCCATGACGAATTCTTCAATAGTTGCTGCTAAACCACGTTTGAGGAGTATTGGTTTACCAGCTTGTCCTAAAGCTTTGAGCAAGTCGAAGTTTTGCATATTGCGGCTACCAACCTGAAGCATATCAGCGTGGGCAGCGACTACTTCAATTTGAGAAATTGACATCACCTCAGTGACAACCGGCATATTGTAATGCGATCGCACCCTAGCCAAAATCTCTAATCCTTCTTCACCCATACCCTGGAAAGCGTAAGGAGATGTGCGGGGTTTGTAGACACCGCCACGCAACCCCTGCACTGATGCAGTAGATAATTTTTGGGCAACGATCTCCATTTGCTCTAAGCTTTCAACAGTGCAAGGCCCGCCGATAATTACGAGTTCTTCACCGCCAAAGGCGATTTTTTCTGAGATTTTAACGATTGTTTGGTGATTAGGATGAGATTGTGCGGCAAGTTTAGCATTAATCATGGTTTCATTCTCCTGAAAAGTTAGGGATTGGATATTGGGGACTGGGGACACTTCGATAACAACAAAAAAGCCCGGAACCTTGAAGAGTTCCGGGCGCGTTCTGATTCATTGGCATGACGCTATTTACCCGGAACGTAGTTTGGGCCAAAAGTAAAAGCCATAAAACCAGCTAGTGAAATAAGTCATGACAATGAAATTCTCCTTAAAAAAACAAAAACCGCAGAGTTCGCTCTGCGGTTCACCGGGTGGTTTCCATTAGGAAACTTAATTCACTCCCGGTGAACCACCCTAAGCCAAAAATAAAAGTAGGAATTTGTATTAACCATTTGTGGGGCTTTTGCTAGAAAATCTAAAAGCTATACCTATGTATTGTAATATTATCAAAAAGAGTATGCGGCGTCAAGACTCCACAAACTATAAAAAAGCGATAGACTCAGTACAACTGTGGGGATCAAGACTAGTAAAGCTTTGCAAAATTCCAAATCGCGCTCTGTTCTAATTGTGTAGTGAAATATTAGTTGCCTGTTTGCGTAGACGAATAAAATGGCTTGTCATTAGACAGACATCTGGTGAAAAACAATATAGAGACATTCTCTAATGAATAGAATACAGCCAAACCAAGTAAATCAGCGAGGAATCTACACAGTGGCTTCCGTTTATTAGAAGCTCAAATAGCCAGGGTTGAAAAGTTAAAATATATAATTCTCCTGACTAATTACCTCATCTTGCGAAAGCTGATTGCAGACAATTGACAATCACCATACATTATTCTTACCAAAGTCCTCATTGACCAGATCAAATTTTTAGGATCATCAGTCTCATTATGCCTAGTTCCAAAATCTTAGCCCAATCTTTCGACTATTATGGAGCTTACCCCTGCCCAGTCTGTCGGATAGGTAAGGTTTCTCACATGCCATTGATGGAAGCTATGGCTTGTGACTTTTGTCAAGAGATTTTTACAGTCAACTTAGAATTACAGCAAATCAAGATGCCTTCTAGGCAACCACCGTTAACTTGGCGTTGGAATGGGTTAAGTTGGACAGAAGGCCAGTTAGAAGGTGTGGAATTAGGTTGGGGTTATGGACTAGCAGCAGCAGTTTTTGTAATTCTGCCCACGACTCTCATTGGTATAGTCGCTTACTATTTTCCTGCTAACCTCAAGGAACCCATAACCTGGATGCCATATATTTGGACGATATTAACTTTCTTATCACATCTATCAATTATTGTTTGGATTTTTATTGAAGTCTATCAGATTCCAGTTACAGCATATTTGAGAGCGATCGCACGATGGAGGAATGGGGAGATGGGGAGATGAGAAATCAATTCAAAATTCAAAATTCAAAATTAAAGAACTTCTGCCTCCTCTTTCCCAGCCCTCAATGCCCAATGCCCATAAACAATAACAAAAGATGCAGCGGATAGAAGGCTCCATCACTCATAATTAAGTTGATTATCCACCAAAATATCGTATGAGCGATCTGGAGCGGTACTATAGAGTTTTGGAATTAGAGCCTGGGGCAACACTTGACGAAGTGAACCAGG
This Nostoc sp. C052 DNA region includes the following protein-coding sequences:
- the aroF gene encoding 3-deoxy-7-phosphoheptulonate synthase — its product is MINAKLAAQSHPNHQTIVKISEKIAFGGEELVIIGGPCTVESLEQMEIVAQKLSTASVQGLRGGVYKPRTSPYAFQGMGEEGLEILARVRSHYNMPVVTEVMSISQIEVVAAHADMLQVGSRNMQNFDLLKALGQAGKPILLKRGLAATIEEFVMAAEYILSHGNPDVVLCERGIRSFDDYTRNVLDLGAVAALKQITHLPVIVDPSHAVGKRELVAPVARAAIACGADGLIIECHPEPEKSVSDARQALSLEDMVHLVNSLKPVATAVGRSISDNAGAGLKPAPIFCAA
- a CDS encoding efflux RND transporter permease subunit, which gives rise to MNISEPFIRRPIMTTLVMIGILIFGLLSYQQLPVSDLPNVDYPTLQVTANLPGASPETMAASVATPLEQQFSSIAGLSSMNSTSSLGTTQLTLQFDLNRDIDGAAQDVQSAISKGAKQLPTNMPNPPSYRKVNPADQPVLYISLNSSILPLSTVDKYAETLLAQRLSMVDGVAQVQVFGSQKYAVRIQLDPESLSAKGIGIDEVADAIADGNVNLPTGTLYGQQQNATIQANGQLNDAASYRSLNVAYQNGAPVQLGELGQVLDSVENDKIASWYFPVKKESKGAGEQRSRGAEKKSQSKIQNSGVRAIVLAIQRQPGTNTVQVVDAIKKLLPTFRTQIPAAVNMDILYDRSQSIRESVDDVQFTLLLTIALVVLVIFLFLRNISATVIPSLAVPLSIVATFGVMVLLGFSLDNLSLMALTLSVGFVVDDAVVMLENIVRHMEMGESRMEAALNGSKEIGFTILSMTISLVAVFIPILFMEGILGRLFREFAVTISVAILVSGVISLSLTPMLCSRFLSPPHHEEDEEDEEDEEAGEVGEDEGEILNSKSKIQNSKSKIQNFNRRLYNFSENIFNAILGGYDWSLKKSLKYHRTTMVISGAILVATIYLFIIVPKGFVPNADVGQITATTQASEDISFDEMVKHQQAVAAIAYRDPNVDSINSSVGAGGPNASANSGRILIELKPRHERRLSADEVVQELRPKLSVVPGIKVFLQNPPAINVGGQQTKAQYQFTLQTPNIQELYQYAPALEEKLRSLSDLQDVNSDLQIKNPQVKVDINRNQASALGLTANQIETALSNAYGTRQVSTIYAPDSQYQVIMGVEPKYQQNANALDLLSVRAPSGQLVPLNAVATLSKDVGPLTINHKGQLASVTFSFNLKPGVSLGNVTGKIEELARQTLPPTISTAFQGSAQAFQSSIQGLGLLLLIAILVIYIVLGILYENFIHPLTILSSLPSAGFGAILTLLVFHVDLNIYAFVGIILLVGIVKKNGIMMVDFAIIARQNGKTPYDAIYEACLVRFRPIMMTTMAALMGTLPIALGLGAGADTRRPLGLAVVGGLLFSQFLTLYLTPVFYTYMESWQTKLKKRNWRKQAA
- a CDS encoding efflux RND transporter periplasmic adaptor subunit, producing MRCLDPFQTIKLTQTIPRFQKVIQRGRFSLLVLSLAYLCSACNASEAQSSGKEAGKKRAVPVVVATATQKTIPIQLSATGTVESYSTVSVKSQVGGQLTGVYFRQGQNVKKGDLLFKIDSRPLQAALMQANAAKAKDLAQVKQAQANVLKAIAQVNQAKANVVKDKAQATNADAQAQRYTSLLKQGAISKEQAEQYQTSADAQQATVEADRGGVANAQAAVAAAQADVQNAQAAVASDEAAIDNAKVQLSYSSIYSPIAGRTGSLKLNQGNLVQANATDPLITISQIRPIYVNFSIPQRLLPDIKKYSANNGKLEVDALPPKDAGHPVRGELTFVDSGVNTQTGTIQLKGTFANTDERLFPGQFVNVVLKLSEEPNAITVPSQAVQSGQQGQFVYVVKPDKTAEMRPITVGDTVGNETVIKQGLKSGEEVVIDGQFNLVAGATVQVKPKVGSRGAEGQGSRGAGEAGGER